ATTCTGatcacaaaataatttcaaattttatactttcataGGACAGTGAAAGCTGAAGATGCTCAGGTCCccaaaataagaaggaaaagaagaaaagcctataaaaaatggaaaatcttgAATACCACAGTATGTAAGTCTAATTCATTGGTTTTATAATTGCGTATAAAATGAACTACCCAGCTCTGTACTTTGTTTTTTACCACAAAAAGTCTATTAAAGTAGGAagataaatgcatataaatgttataaaacaatttagaagtttggtatgtatatatatattgtgaataataaaaatttaaaaatacatatttactttttcaaaggCTATTGAGACCCCTATTCTTAGAATCGATTATCAATGGATGATTATTATAACTATCTCAGTTCTATGTTGCTACTCAAAGAAATTGAAATGTAGTCAGTTGAAAGAGGctgtaaactataaaattatGAAACTGAAAAGGGCTATAAACTGAACTGTTCTTGGCATGAGGGTGTTATTTTAAGAATAAGTTGTAatctatagggatccctgggtggcgcagcggtttggcgcctgcctttggcccagggcgcgatcctggagacccggaatctaatcccacgtcgggctcccggtgcatggagcctgcttctccctctgcctgtgtctctgcctctctctctctctgtgactatcatgaataaatacataaaatctttaaaaaaaaagttgtaatcTATAGTTTTGGAAGGCCACCATATATAACTCCTAGGGTATACATGCTCCATTGTAAAAGGGCTTTAGAAAGAGATGTTTCCATGTCTTTTCTCCCACGATTTCTACATTACAGCTCTCAGGCTGTAAGCAGGCTTGCTGGGAACTCTTTCAGTACTTGCCATGGGAAAAGCCATTCCCTCAGACTAGACGAAAGACAAGTGGGAACTCCAGTGTGCTTGAGAACCTAAAGTTGGAGAGTAGTAATTCCCAAGCCTatgattcttttgttttattctgaaaCAGTAATTATATTTCTGCACTCCTTCCTTGTATGCCACCTCTAGCCAAACTTTGgtaggatatttttctttctctggttaAAGAGAATTTAATGATTTACTCTTTACACAAATACttctataaaatatgattttatatatgggTACAtacaaaattgtatttaaattaacaacatttaaaataatcataaataacatttttcaacTTTTAGCTTAATcaacttattaaaattatttccatagaGACCTGATTCATAGATTTCTGTGACTTCTCTGTtgtccattctttcttttcctttccaaatacTCTCAGATGTAGTTTAAAACATATGAGATCTTTGTATTTtgtccactgttttttttttacacaagatCTGCTACCTCATACTTAGATTCACAAAGTTTTCAagcaaaatattctaaaattataaagtaGAAGATAAGTAAAGGTTCCAAGCTGGCAGTTCTTGGGCCAACGCTGGTCCCTAAATTTATTGGCCTCCATCTatagagggtttttaaaaatgtgacgcAATCTTTAGAAATTAGGAGATTTCACAATATGATAAATCCAGACTCTAGTTCTCTCCTGAAGTATGATAGCATCTGGCAATACTAGGACACCTTTTCTGTGTTATATAAAGGCCCTACACCAGGGCAAAGGAAAATATCAGATCTATTTAAAAGGTTCTCTATAACCCATGCTTGGGCCTCTTTATTTGTTATACCTTCTCAAATTAAATCAAGCTGGATTTAGCTTATATTACATTTGTATTATATGTAGTATTATAACACCATGTTCAAATACTTGATCGTGGCAAATTATTCCTTATCAAGAAGtctcttaaaatttatttgcGTAAATTTGTTCGCAAATGTTCATTGCACCCAATTCAGAAGTCTCTGTTTTAAAGCTTAATTACATTCTTATTTCCTAGAACTACCAAGCAACATTCCCCCATTTTAAGATAACTGATTTAAACTATTTAttagaaatgaatatttatggaaaGTACCTTTACATActagaaatgaattaaaatgttacCCAGGAGACAAAGAATGTGCACTGAATTGTACCCTAGAATTTATATCCCATCTGCTCTCTAAATGGAcacagaaaacttttttcttttttttttctttttctttctttctttctttctttctttctttctttctttctttctttctttctttcttctttcttttttggctttttctttacCAGGTGAACGTCAACCTGCCACTAAAGCataccacaaaaatataaaagaacttgAAAAGGAAGTCAAAAGAGATGCCCCAAAGGCTGTATTTCTTCAGACTAGGACATTAGGGAAatctaaggaaaatgaaaatgagcatACATCTGCTTCTATGAATGGAAAACAGAATTCCCCTTTTCTTCCTAAAGATAACGAACAACTTTCATCTGACAGCAAAACAAgtagggaaaaggaaaatgatgttCGTTCTTCATCCATTTCTCATCAGCAAGACAAAGTCTTATCTGGGACCATGTTTAATGCCTGTGAAGAAccatcatcaggaaaaaaaacactGCAGAATTTCCGAAACACCCCAGAAGCCTTTAAACCAGCAAAAGGCACAATTATTACAGAAGTGAAATGTGGGGCTTTCAGCGTGCAAGTAGAAATCAAGAACAGATTTTTCTTCCCAACAAAAAGATGTCGAAAATGTCACCAGCATTACTCTTCTAGACACACTCAGAGATGCTACACTTCTAGAAGCTGCTCTTCTAGATATAGGAATACACTGGTAGAAGAACTAAAGCCTGAGATGCCACCTAAATCAGAAGAAGTTGCCAGAACAGAGAGACCCTCACTAAAAGTAAGCATTGTAGGCAAAGGGATTAAAGTTAAATATATgagtaagaaacaaaatatatccaTTAATATAACCCATCCTAAAAGAAGGGGGGAAATGGCCAAATACAGAAACACTTCCTCCAATTATACTACTAAAGAATGTTCCAGGTCTTCTGCACAGGCTGATATTAGACACCCTGAAAAATGGCAGCTTGAGAAGAAGCATCAGAGTTCAGATGGTTTAAATATCTCTCCTCCTGTTGTGTTTGCTgtccagaaggagaaaaatgttGATACAATTGTGGATTTTCTGTGCTCAACCCCGGAGGGGGAGAAGATTAAGCCTGATACACTATCTTCAGTTTCAGATGACGGTGAGATAGAATTGGCCATCACTCAGCAGGAGGACTTGAAAATTAGTCAGAACAACCTCAGAAAGAAACCCTTCTTCTCCAAGACTGACACTGTTCTCGAAAATGTTCTTCCTACCTCACAAGATACCCTAAAGACCACAAGTTTAAGTGATACAAACTTAAGGGAAATGCCTTTTGAGGATCTCAAGGAtgtggacagagagagaaaagccatcTCTGAGACGTCAGAAAATCTCATATCAGACCTACGTAGGAGGCAAAGCACAGAGGGAAGGCATTTTACACCGAGTGCCATTACTGACATCTTCTCCATTCAAGATGGCCAAGACTTTGACTTTTGTTCTTCATCTTCGGTGAGCATGCAGCTTGTAGGGGAGAAGGCAGCCAGCATTTATTGCAAAGGCAGCAAAATTCCACCTGCAGATTGTTGTGAGGCATCAAATTCTTCATCTCTGCCTTCCAGTCCAAGTGCTCTGAAGTCCTGCACCTCATTCAGCCCATCCCACAAAGCCACCAGACCTCCAGAACCTAAAGAAATCCCTGGGGAGACATTTTCCTTTGATCACCAGGCTGACTTTTTGAAAAACTGTGAGGCTGACAGAGACTTTCACAAAGCCACTTTACATAGTGACTCTCCTACAAAAGCAGAGCAAGTGGGGGAACCGAAGAGGACGCAGGGCCCGACGCTCAGCCCTGCATCCTCCAGCAGCCTCTCTGCTGGCAGCCCGCTCAACGCCAACAGCCACAGCAGAGGGGACTGGGGTCCAACGAAATCCCAGGCCAGTCATCCAGAGATAGCAGCTGCCAGCAAAACAACAGAGCTAGTCCTGACCTTAATAACTGATGAGTTAGAGCAAAGATTAATTATTCAAAACGATAAAGGAGGCACAGTTTATTCCAATTGTCCCATGGGAACGAAAATTCCTAAAGACTCACCCAGCTCTCTGGGAGAGggtgaaaaagacaaatgcccaGAAATGCTAGGAGTAAAGAATGCATGCCGTAGAGATTTTGGAGACCTAGCAAATGAGAATCATGACAAAGTTGGTTTTCAAATGGATTTCCCGAACACCACTGAGTTCAACTGCGCAGCATGTGCTACAGATAATCAGTTTGTCATCGAGGAAACACTGACCAGTGATGCAGAGCAATATGGTAACCAAGATGAAAAGGGCCTTGGACTAACCAGCTTTAAACAGGAGCCAGCAGGGTGCCAAAGGATTACATCAACAGAGCCAAATTCCGAAGAAGACAGAAATGATCCAAAGGAAACTTTCTATCACCAAATAGACATATTGCTGTCGCCTCAGAAGCAGAAAGCCTTGACAGGTACAGTGGCCATCCAGAATCTTGAACTTTCATTGTTCTTACATGTTTGAGCTTTGGAAAGTCTTAACATGAGGGCTTTTTTAttgcttgggatttttttttctctttatggatGAAGATAGATGGAGTATTTTAGAGTCAGAAAGCATATATCAGCCTGTTTCTTTACATTATCACCTACCCCACCCATAAATAGCACATAACACAATCACCAAGGCTGCAGTTTaatataaagttttttaaaaaatcaatttctccTTAAAAGGTTGATGTATTGCCAAATCAATTTGGTAGGAAATGTTAGCCTTTTGCCACTCTTAAATAATCTaccatttctctccttcttgcaAGCTAAGCATATTTATAATAGGAAGAATATGTTTGCGATAAAATGTGTTCTTAAGCTTACTGTGGCGTTGCAGAAGGACGATATACATGTTTCAGGAGGCCACGTGCAATAGTAATCAAAGCAGAGGACGAAAACCAGAGACGGCCATGGCTAATCCTGGTTGAGCCGTCCATGGGGCGCCTGACCTCAGGTGGGCCTCTGGCCTCCCCCATGCCTTGGCTGGCTCTGCTCAGAACATTGACAGAACCCAGCAGCTCCCCAGAGCCCGGGAGGGCTGCGATGGAAGCTTGTCTCTAAGTACATGGGATTGCCCTGTCTGCTTTCAGTCTTGGGTCAGCATTATATCACTTTGGCCACTTCAAGATGAGCCCTGTCATTCTTCTGCAAtaagccaaaaatattttacatgtccTGTTAGCATTATTCCacattatatatgaaaatacatcCCCAAAGAGTAAAAACTTCCCCACCAAACAGCCCATAACATTCCTGACATATCCAGCAGGGAGAGTGGGGACTGATGAAACTCTCTTTTCTTTGTGGTTCCatccttaaattttaaaacagaattagtACAATTTAGAAGTAGAGCTAAAACACAGAAAGCACAGTTATGTAAGTGTTGGCGAGAAACATGAAACATACTGTACAGAAGATGGATAtcctaaaacaacacaaatgctgTATGGTCACCGCTTAGGATGAACACCCTGAAGCCAAGATCCATAGTCACAGTGACTGCTTCCCGGGGCTGACCTACCTCCAGAAAACCGGGTCAATGGTACTAACCCTACCATTTGCCTCAGTCCATAATTATTGGAGTCAGCAAGGGGCAGACCTGCAATCAGGGCCCTTGTGTCTCCAGGAACAGATGTATTGCTCGCCCAGATGAACCTCCCTTCCAGGCTGGCTCTCCTTACCCCAAAGCTATTCCCCTCCCTGGACCACCTCTCCCAGCAAAACCTATTTCCTTAAGTAAATTAATAATTCAAGTCAGAATCTTCCCCCAGCTGATGCAGCACTTTCAGTAGACTTTGAACGATTCCAGCTACCAGTTCCCTGTGTTACTGTGGTTCACCAAAAGGCTGTTCCTACAACTCTCCCTCTGGCACCTTTGCTCCTCTTCCCCTGGATCGTTCTGTTCCAGCCACATTGACTTCCTTGAGTTGCTAGAACCTGCCAGGCAAGACCCTAAATCACGTCCTTTGCTGGGGCTGCTCCTGCTCCCTAGACCACTCTTCCCCCATATGCCCACgtgcttcatttcatcccttcaaATTTTTGCTCGCATGGTGCCTTCTCAGTACCCAGAGAGACCTTCTCAGattattcaatttaaaatttcaatctgAACCTTTTCTACTCCAGCCCAGGTATAATCTATCCCTTTTCTGTGTTTTACTTTTATGCACAGAAGTTGCCACCTTCTAATATGCTATATAGTTTACTAGTTTATTTGCTGGGTCTTCTCCCACAAGAATGTAGTCATGAgggcatggattttttttttcttctctatttcaaTCGTTGCTTTATCCACAACACCAGAGCTATCCTAGAGAGTGGGCGCtccatgaatatttgttgaatgcaagATTTCAGGGAAGTCACATTGGGTTTCTTTGTGCAAAACTCTATGTTcgtatatgaaaacaaaacaaatcaaaaaaagaaaaaaaacagggaaatgcttcagaaatgtaaatgtttgtattaaaagatatttaaatttttaaatatttgtatggaTTTGACTCTCTTAGagctatgaatatttttatactttatttgtattattattattattattattattattattattattattatattgacACCTTGGGCGAGGATTTTGTAATCTTTTCAGAGTATATATTGCTTTGAGGAACTGGGACATCTTTATACTGCTTCAccagaaaattataaatttgatatatataaatttgGCATAAATTGACTTATGCCTAAATATGCAGAAGTGTCCTCCAATTCCTCAGATTCTGTCCATGTTATCTCAGGTTAAGAATCCCTGGCATGAGTGCTAACTGTAATACAGACAGTCCATGATTTGCAacagtttaatttaaaattttcaacttAAGGATGCTACAAAAGTGATACATATttagtagaaactgtactttgaattttgaattttatctttcCCAACTAGTGATACGTGGTGTTATACTCTCTCGTGAGGCTGAGCAATggcagccacagctcccagtcagtcACATGATCACATGGATAAACAATT
This sequence is a window from Canis aureus isolate CA01 chromosome 2, VMU_Caureus_v.1.0, whole genome shotgun sequence. Protein-coding genes within it:
- the LOC144292425 gene encoding uncharacterized protein LOC144292425, with amino-acid sequence MNGKQNSPFLPKDNEQLSSDSKTSREKENDVRSSSISHQQDKVLSGTMFNACEEPSSGKKTLQNFRNTPEAFKPAKGTIITEVKCGAFSVQVEIKNRFFFPTKRCRKCHQHYSSRHTQRCYTSRSCSSRYRNTLVEELKPEMPPKSEEVARTERPSLKVSIVGKGIKVKYMSKKQNISINITHPKRRGEMAKYRNTSSNYTTKECSRSSAQADIRHPEKWQLEKKHQSSDGLNISPPVVFAVQKEKNVDTIVDFLCSTPEGEKIKPDTLSSVSDDGEIELAITQQEDLKISQNNLRKKPFFSKTDTVLENVLPTSQDTLKTTSLSDTNLREMPFEDLKDVDRERKAISETSENLISDLRRRQSTEGRHFTPSAITDIFSIQDGQDFDFCSSSSVSMQLVGEKAASIYCKGSKIPPADCCEASNSSSLPSSPSALKSCTSFSPSHKATRPPEPKEIPGETFSFDHQADFLKNCEADRDFHKATLHSDSPTKAEQVGEPKRTQGPTLSPASSSSLSAGSPLNANSHSRGDWGPTKSQASHPEIAAASKTTELVLTLITDELEQRLIIQNDKGGTVYSNCPMGTKIPKDSPSSLGEGEKDKCPEMLGVKNACRRDFGDLANENHDKVGFQMDFPNTTEFNCAACATDNQFVIEETLTSDAEQYGNQDEKGLGLTSFKQEPAGCQRITSTEPNSEEDRNDPKETFYHQIDILLSPQKQKALTDWNLEINNLRKLSQELAPRGTRASDGSQEEAIDQWARRRQQFKDGKRCSSAGESSFASNITEGSITSEDGCSLDLGFRVDLEEKGFYTENFHSAAWVFRGDDGDPEDSPRCLSKKPRPVAVRERTVKLFKGTGDYPWGFRIEFSKPIVVTEVDANSAAEEAGLQMGDVVLAVNGTEVTSVEHAEAVHLARKGPDILTLVVGSDISRCPNTPWPTCRGYLHKRTHSGFVKGWRKRWFVLKHDGCLHYYRHKKDEGKCPPLEIIKLEGAEVGMDSSLGKPFVFNCVPQSGNRAFCLCATSNQEMKRWLEAMDKATHPVRQTHVWEDVTLHNSSLPPLAIKNPECLGLLHQLDRSTDMWVQHYCILKDGCLYLYASIRSTQASGGLYLQGYRVNEQTLSSKQSVIELKPPSEEFKTFYFCAENKTENQRWITALKMSIKKWLPLHQAIQDFMNRPLEETRM